In Drosophila nasuta strain 15112-1781.00 chromosome 2R, ASM2355853v1, whole genome shotgun sequence, a single genomic region encodes these proteins:
- the LOC132784338 gene encoding uncharacterized protein LOC132784338 encodes MDNFVKTLIEEVKSQGVFDEFRFNCCLADVDTKPAYQNVRNRVETAVNDFLAKQHWTPETNKVQLRERLRKHLLDSDVLDKGVDHIVDQVVNPKVATVFEPKIESIAYKYLGIAPPPPPAHPPPRPPLLPAPPLPPYASHGMGHMNGGGNMLQVETTGSLLPTDLEQISPDSDRATIKSDMKDDSKDEELPPPGVDDMDMDYDDTTSPAFEPASSLKEDLNNGSLNTSDSLKDAKELANDSRDAGASQTSQLSQVSSDSRLTIASTDVQQPASTNSSNIAANMSEEAQMPKFNENSSETHESSGRQLHFDIKQDAITFEGTERHNSMSEQTNGGTQALSIEDAIMSEMKANINDVNSVALEPTPTPPAAPIKTEPGAENNFNVFTDSQQPKEEPEVPEIKPELIKLEEAKPNEPEALPSATTELKDEALKAGEITASPASASSSSQNKKHSHSSDRKDKDKDKNREKRHHSSSDDKRRKSRERERERERDRDREHDKSRSKTSSSSKHSSRSSHSSSSKHRSSSSSKHDKTSSSSRSTNHESTSSTSKRSSSTRHDSSSSSSHKKHKSSSSSSKSRESREHSHSHNSSHSSHHHSSRSHNGSSSSNSKRSDRDRERDRERNKSSSNSTTSNSASNSINPPAAPAPAIIQDDHNEEKAKLQKRHSHDSNDEGKPPGAASKPQTAETAVESQTKEKTTNGKATETNGTNGTNGSSPSEAAPEIVEAGNVVIVSDMLQQSTASFIELSSAKPVDEQHKLEAEAKQAVELNEAAPEPVAESEKKPESEATATSEATSSEPELTAATEPELAASSEPELAESTEPELATSTEAIPAPKEESDVQSEPSEKQIEEDTKSTDNSQNEPPTTEESKADSQLAVAAESEEVPQDLKEAPEPSSLAAAPLTSPTPAEPLKESECTEPTANHVEAQEASDACTHFEESAEEFKARLQLIEQHIKDRRTLLNVFCGVEEDVSQPTRRNSAKRRLSSEASSSKPHTTSCSSGSSSSGSPNAKVKRPRMSPTPSEISVNSKENEELDKHDKGDLSARRLSQKLCQQQRYTNDDLYKPRPLLSQRSRRRGLDAIL; translated from the exons ATGGACAATTTTGTAAAGACACTCATCGAGGAGGTCAAATCACAGGGGGTCTTCGACGAGTTTCGCTTTAACTGCTGCTTGGCCGATGTGGACACGAAGCCAGCCTATCAAAATGTACGCAATCGCGTCGAGACGGCTGTCAACGATTTTCTGGCTAAACAACATTGGACACCAGAGACCAACAAGGTGCAGCTGCGCGAACGACTACGCAAACATTTACTCGA TTCCGATGTCTTGGACAAGGGAGTTGATCACATAGTTGATCAAGTGGTCAATCCCAAGGTGGCAACAGTATTTGAGCCAAAAATCGAGAGTATTGCCTACAAATATCTAGGCATCGCACCGCCCCCACCACCCGCACATCCTCCACCTCGCCCGCCTCTGCTTCCTGCGCCTCCTTTGCCGCCCTATGCGAGCCACGGCATGGGGCATATGAATGGCGGCGGCAATATGCTGCAGGTGGAGACAACAGGCAGTCTGCTCCCCACAGACTTGGAACAAATTAGTCCGGATTCGGATCGTGCTACCATTAAATCGGATATGAAGGATGATAGCAAGGATGAGGAGCTGCCGCCTCCTGGTGTCGatgacatggacatggactATGATGATACGACTTCACCAGCGTTTGAACCTGCCAGCAGCTTGAAAGAAGACCTCAACAATGGCTCGCTAAACACATCGGATTCACTTAAAGACGCCAAAGAGTTGGCTAACGATTCGCGAGACGCTGGCGCCTCGCAGACATCACAGCTATCGCAGGTGTCCAGCGACAGTCGTCTGACGATTGCATCCACGGATGTACAACAGCCAGCGTCCACAAATAGCTCCAACATAGCCGCTAACATGTCGGAGGAGGCGCAAATGCCGAAGTTCAACGAAAACTCCAGTGAAACGCACGAGAGCAGCGGACGTCAGCTGCACTTTGATATCAAACAAGATGCGATTACGTTCGAGG GCACGGAACGTCACAATTCCATGTCGGAGCAAACCAATGGCGGCACTCAAGCGCTGTCCATTGAAGATGCCATTATGAGTGAGATGAAGGCCAACATAAATGATGTGAATAGCGTGGCATTGGAGCCGACACCAACGCCGCCAGCAGCGCCTATCAAAACGGAACCTGGAGCCGagaataattttaatgtgtttaCGGACTCGCAGCAGCCCAAAGAAGAGCCAGAAGTACCTGAAATCAAGCCGGAATTGATCAAGCTCGAGGAGGCAAAGCCCAACGAGCCTGAAGCGTTGCCATCTGCAACAACAGAACTCAAGGATGAGGCACTCAAAGCTGGAGAAATAACCGCATCACCTGCTTCGGCGTCCTCCTCGTCCCAGAATAAGAAGCACTCACACTCCAGCGACAGAAAGGACAAGGACAAGGATAAAAACAGGGAGAAGCGtcatcattcatcatcagaTGACAAGCGTCGCAAGTCGCGAGAGCGTGAAAGGGAACGAGAACGCGATCGTGATCGGGAACATGACAAATCACGCAGCAAAACTTCATCCAGCTCTAAGCACTCCTCACGCTCTTCGCATTCATCCAGCTCGAAgcatcgcagcagcagcagctccaagCATGACAAGACAAGCTCATCGAGTCGCAGCACCAATCACGAGTCCACTTCTTCCACCAGTAAGCGCAGCTCATCAACGCGTCACGACTCATCCAGTTCATCCTCGCACAAGAAGCACAAATCCAGCTCCAGCTCGTCGAAAAGTCGCGAGAGCCGCGAGCATAGTCATAGTCACAACAGTAGTCATAGTAGTCATCATCAtagcagtcgcagtcacaacGGCAGCTCGTCATCCAATTCAAAGCGCAGTGATCGCGATCGGGAGCGTGATCGCGAACGCAACAAATCCAGCTCCAATTCCACAACCTCCAACTCTGCCTCGAATTCCATTAATCCGCCAGCAGCGCCAGCGCCGGCAATCATCCAAGACGATCACAATGAGGAGAAAGCCAAACTGCAGAAACGTCACAGCCACGACTCGAATGATGAGGGCAAGCCTCCAGGTGCAGCGAGCAAACCACAAACTGCAGAGACTGCTGTGGAGTCGCAAACCAAAGAGAAGACAACGAACGGCAAGGCGACGGAGACGAACGGCACCAATGGCACGAATGGCAGCAGTCCATCGGAAGCAGCTCCGGAAATTGTGGAGGCGGGGAATGTGGTGATTGTTAGTGATATGCTGCAACAGTCAACGGCCAGTTTCATTGAGTTGAGCAGTGCGAAACCAGTTGATGAGCAGCACAAACTTGAAGCGGAGGCCAAACAAGCAGTGGAGTTGAATGAAGCTGCGCCCGAACCGGTTGCGGAGTCGGAGAAGAAGCCAGAAAGTgaagcgacagcaacaagtGAGGCAACATCAAGTGAACCAGAGTTGACAGCGGCAACTGAGCCTGAGTTGGCAGCATCAAGTGAGCCTGAGTTGGCAGAATCAACTGAACCCGAGTTGGCCACGTCAACTGAAGCAATTCCTGCACCAAAAGAAGAGAGTGATGTGCAGTCAGAGCCATCCGAAAAACAAATCGAAGAGGATACAAAAAGTACTGACAATAGCCAAAATGAACCCCCAACAACTGAAGAGTCCAAGGCAGATTCTCAGCTAGCTGTAGCAGCAGAGTCTGAGGAAGTTCCGCAAGACTTAAAGGAAGCACCCGAGCCAAGTTCGCTAGCAGCTGCTCCTCTAACTTCTCCGACACCTGCTGAACCCCTCAAGGAATCAGAGTGTACTGAGCCAACTGCAAATCATGTGGAAGCACAAGAAGCAAGCGACGCTTGCACGCACTTTGAGGAGAGCGCCGAGGAGTTCAAAGCTCGTCTACAGCTCATTGAACAGCACATTAAGGATCGTCGCACATTGCTGAATGTCTTCTGCGGCGTCGAGGAGGACGTGAGTCAACCCACGCGTCGCAACAGCGCCAAGCGGCGGCTAAGCAGTGAGGCATCCTCATCGAAACCACACACCACCAGTTGTtccagtggcagcagcagctcgggCAGCCCGAATGCCAAGGTGAAGCGCCCTCGAATGTCACCCACACCCTCCGAGATCAGCGTCAACTCTAAGGAAAACGAGGAGCTGGATAAGCATGACAAAG GCGATTTGTCGGCTCGACGTCTCAGCCAGAAGCTGTGTCAGCAGCAGCGTTACACCAACGATGATCTCTACAAGCCCCGTCCACTGTTGTCACAGCGTTCGCGTCGACGCGGCCTGGATGCAATCCTCTAG
- the LOC132784343 gene encoding mitoferrin, which translates to MNIDDYESLPTTSVGINMTAGALAGILEHIVMYPLDSVKTRMQSLTSPTKHLNIMGTFQNMITREGIMRPIRGASAVVAGAGPAHSLYFAVYEMTKEQLTKVTSHNHLNYVLSGALATLVHDAISNPTDVIKQRMQMYNSPYTSVVRCMRDVYQKEGLHAFYRSYWTQLVMNIPYQTIHFTTYEFLQNRLNVERKYSPVVHMVAGAAAGASAAAITTPLDVVKTLLNTQETGLTQGMIEAIRKIYRMAGPMGFFKGMTARVLYAMPATAICWSTYEFFKFYLCGMDSEKYKSSITGRSELQTPQQRATDYVLPKSESDEHEAELPEITVAGVAKDGAVLHPAPPTVNAAGAIKTVCELSTRTAAPTINLHTRHTEVKGPYERGFSST; encoded by the exons ATGAATATCGATGATTACGAATCATTGCCAACGACCAGCGTTGGCATCAATATGACGGCTGGTGCATTAGCTGGCATATTGGAGCACATTGTCATGTATCCGCTGGACTCGGTGAAG ACCCGTATGCAGAGCCTGACGTCACCGACCAAACACTTGAACATCATGGGCACCTTTCAGAACATGATCACCCGCGAGGGCATCATGAG GCCAATTAGAGGAGCAAGCGCCGTGGTTGCGGGTGCTGGACCGGCGCATTCTTTGTACTTTGCTGTCTATGAGATGACCAAGGAGCAGCTGACCAAAGTTACATCACACAATCATTTGAATTACG TTCTATCTGGTGCGTTGGCGACGCTGGTTCACGATGCCATCTCCAATCCCACGGACGTGATCAAACAACGCATGCAAATGTACAACTCGCCATACACCTCGGTGGTGCGATGCATGCGGGATGTGTATCAAAAGGAAGGATTACATGCCTTCTATCGCTCCTACTGGACGCAGCTCGTCATGAACATACCATATCAGACGATTCACTTTACCACATACGAATTTCTGCAGAATAGG CTGAATGTGGAACGCAAGTACAGTCCAGTGGTGCACATGGTGGCAGGCGCAGCAGCTGGCGCTTCGGCGGCGGCCATAACGACGCCTCTGGACGTGGTAAAGACGTTGCTCAATACACAGGAGACGGGCCTGACACAGGGTATGATCGAGGCTATCCGAAAG ATCTACCGCATGGCTGGCCCAATGGGTTTCTTCAAGGGCATGACAGCTCGTGTGCTGTACGCTATGCCCGCCACGGCCATTTGCTGGTCCACATATGAGTTCTTCAAGTTCTATCTGTGCGGCATGGATTCGGAGAAATACAAATCGTCAATTACGGGTCGCTCGGAGTTGCAGACACCGCAGCAGCGGGCCACCGACTATGTGCTGCCCAAGAGCGAGTCGGATGAGCATGAGGCCGAGCTGCCCGAGATAACAGTCGCTGGTGTGGCCAAGGATGGGGCTGTGCTGCATCCGGCACCGCCAACAGTGAATGCCGCGGGTGCCATTAAAACAGTCTGCGAGCTGTCGACACGAACGGCGGCGCCCACAATCAATCTGCATACGAGGCATACGGAGGTGAAGGGTCCCTACGAGCGGGGCTTCTCCAGTACGTAA
- the LOC132784340 gene encoding endoplasmin, with amino-acid sequence MKYFLLLSILLLAGAHQIVADDVNDAASAETIDLNLGSFKEASRTDAETLKREEEAIKLDGLNVAQLKEIREKAEKFTFQTEVNRMMKLIINSLYRNKEIFLRELISNASDAIDKIRLLALTDRKELESNPELHIRIKADKENKVLHILDSGIGMTHQDLINNLGTIAKSGTADFLAKMQDPSKSEGQDLNDMIGQFGVGFYSAFLVADRVVVTTKHNDDKQYIWESDANSFSITEDPRGDTLKRGSIISLYLKDEAQDFLEEDTVRELIRKYSQFINFPILMWSSKTVDEEVPVEEEAKPEKTEDDVEEADEDAKVEEDNEDDKPKTKKVSKTIWDWMLINDSKPIWTRKPAEVTEEEYNAFYKSLTKDSSEPLTQTHFIAEGEVTFKSLLYIPKVQPSESFNRYGTKSDNIKLYVRRVFITDEFNDMMPNYLSFIRGVVDSDDLPLNVSRENLQQHKLIKVIKKKLVRKVLDMIKKINKEEYEKFWKEFSTNIKLGIMEDPSNRSRLAKLLRFQTSNGKSVTSLAEYVERMKSKQEHIYYIAGANRAEVEKSPFVERLLSKGYEVLYLVEAVDEYCISALPEFDGKKFQNVAKEGFKLNESEKSKEKFETLKNTFEPLVKWLNDVALKDQISKAQISERLSNSPCALVAGVFGWTGNMERLAMSNAHQKADDPQRSYYLNQKKTLEINPRHPLMRELLRRVEADEADETAKDMAVMMFRTATLRSGYMLQETSTFADSIEKMMRQTLGVAQDEQIELDEEEDDDADDVKASSSSEANTNAEDDEEESQHDEL; translated from the exons ATGAAGTATTTCCTGCTGCTAAGCATTTTGCTTTTAGCTG GAGCGCATCAAATTGTCGCAGATGACGTTAATGATGCTGCTAGCGCGGAAACCATTGACTTGAATTTGGGATCTTTCAAGGAAGCCTCCCGCACAG ATGCCGAGACGCTGAAGCGCGAAGAGGAAGCTATTAAATTGGACGGTTTGAATGTTGCGCAGCTGAAAGAAATACGCGAAAAG GCTGAGAAGTTCACTTTCCAAACGGAAGTGAATCGCATGATGAAGTTGATCATCAACTCGCTGTACCGCAACAAGGAAATTTTCCTGCGTGAACTGATTTCCAATGCCTCCGATGCCATCGATAAGATTCGTCTCTTGGCTTTGACCGATCGCAAGGAACTCGAATCCAATCCTGAGCTGCATATTCGTATCAAAGCGGACAAGGAGAACAAGGTGCTGCACATTCTGGACTCTGGCATTGGCATGACCCATCAGGATCTTATCAATAATCTGGGCACAATTGCCAAGTCCGGCACTGCCGATTTCTTGGCCAAAATGCAGGATCCCAGCAAGTCCGAGGGACAGGATTTGAATGATATGATTGGACAGTTTGGTGTTGGTTTCTATTCCGCTTTCCTCGTTGCTGACCGTGTGGTCGTCACCACCAAGCACAACGATGACAAGCAATACATTTGGGAGTCGGATGCCAACAGCTTCAGCATCACCGAGGATCCACGTGGCGACACCCTGAAACGTGGCTCCATTATTTCCCTGTACCTGAAGGATGAGGCCCAGGACTTCCTTGAGGAGGACACAGTTCGCGAATTGATTCGCAAGTACTCGCAGTTCATCAACTTCCCTATTCTGATGTGGTCCAGCAAGACTGTGGATGAGGAAGTGCCCGTGGAGGAGGAAGCCAAGCCTGAGAAGACAGAAGATGATGTCGAGGAGGCTGATGAGGATGCCAAGGTCGAGGAAGACAATGAGGATGATAAGCCAAAGACCAAGAAGGTGTCGAAGACCATCTGGGATTGGATGCTGATCAACGACAGCAAACCCATCTGGACGCGCAAACCTGCCGAGGTCACCGAAGAAGAGTACAACGCCTTCTACAAGAGTTTGACCAAGGACTCGAGCGAACCTTTGACCCAAACACATTTCATTGCCGAAGGCGAAGTCACCTTCAAGAGTTTGTTATACATTCCAAAGGTTCAGCCATCCGAATCCTTCAACCGTTATGGCACCAAGTCCGACAACATCAAGCTCTACGTGCGTCGCGTTTTCATCACCGATGAATTCAACGACATGATGCCCAACTATTTGAGTTTCATTCGTGGTGTTGTTGACTCTGATGATTTGCCTTTGAATGTGTCTCGTGAGAATCTGCAACAGCACAAGCTGATCAAGGTGATCAAGAAGAAACTGGTACGCAAGGTGCTTGACATGATTAAGAAGATCAACAAGGAAGAATATGAGAAGTTCTGGAAGGAGTTCTCCACCAA CATCAAATTGGGTATCATGGAGGATCCCAGCAATCGTTCGCGTCTCGCCAAGCTGTTGCGTTTCCAGACCTCCAATGGCAAGAGCGTCACCTCGCTGGCCGAGTACGTGGAACGCATGAAGTCCAAGCAGGAGCACATCTACTACATTGCCGGTGCCAACCGCGCTGAGGTCGAGAAGTCGCCTTTCGTTGAGCGTCTGCTGAGCAAGGGTTACGAGGTGCTCTACCTCGTTGAGGCTGTGGATGAATACTGCATTTCTGCACTGCCCGAATTCGATGGCAAGAAGTTCCAGAACGTAGCCAAGGAAGGTTTCAAGCTCAACGAGTCGGAGAAGAGCAAGGAGAAGTTCGAGACACTGAAGAACACTTTTGAGCCTTTGGTGAAATGGTTGAATGATGTCGCCCTGAAGGATCAGATCTCCAAGGCTCAGATCTCTGAGCGTTTGAGCAACTCGCCTTGCGCTTTGGTCGCTGGTGTCTTTGGCTGGACCGGCAACATGGAGCGTCTGGCTATGTCGAATGCCCATCAGAAGGCTGATGATCCACAACGTAGTTACTATTTGAACCAGAAGAAGACATTGGAGATTAATCCCAGGCATCCATTGATGCGTGAGCTGTTGCGTCGTGTCGAGGCTGATGAGGCCGATGAGACTGCCAAGGATATGGCTGTTATGATGTTCCGCACGGCGACGTTGCGTTCCGGCTACATGCTGCAGGAGACTTCCACGTTTGCCGACAGCATTGAGAAAATGATGCGACAAACGTTGGGCGTGGCTCAAGATGAACAGATCGAGCTCGATGAGGAGGAAGacgatgatgctgatgatgttaaggccagcagcagcagcgaggcGAACACGAACGCCGAGGATGATGAGGAGGAGTCACAGCACGATGAACTCTAA
- the LOC132787879 gene encoding zinc finger protein 572, producing MEICIKWSMCRTCTNDSGALLQPLFDDPKVAQQLQQYAGVELRADDGLPDQICTVCVANLDLVHTFLTGCKKADEHLRNVVRRTMSSRSCFPKVSLESEEKPVKVATEARQRKQIISERNAKSLLTSRAKEAADETVLISSAVKELELSKTTAKSRIDDEQYVVVMNPTTTTDTDDSEYIITDHHYEEDDEQIEENNLPADEPSSADLVAAIKLEQETAVATHSIDLGAACEPSSFPKHSCSKCGNSFPNRTQLKAHLRTHGKEKSFECELCGKRFNAACNLTTHIRTHTGEKPFECAHCSRRFADPSTHRKHERMHTNERPYACDICAKTFSLSTTLKAHFLSHSNEKPHKCHICNKGFRLPHQLKAHKKTHAHRFELGVTSYTQEEDEEDDYSRS from the exons AtggaaatttgcataaaatggAGCATGTGCCGCACCTGCACCAACGACAGTGGAGCTCTGCTACAACCGCTCTTCGACGATCCAAAAGTGgcgcaacagctgcagcaataCGCCGGAGTTGAG TTGAGAGCTGACGATGGATTACCCGATCAAATATGTACAGTTTGTGTGGCAAACTTGGACTTGGTGCACACATTTCTAACGGGCTGCAAGAAAGCCGACGAACATCTGAGAAATGTGGTGCGTCGCACGATGTCCTCGAGAAGTTGCTTTCCAAAGGTGTCTTTGGAGTCCGAGGAGAAACCAGTGAAAGTGGCAACAGAGGCACGACAGCGCAAACAAATTATTTCGGAGAGAAACGCTAAGAGTTTGTTGACTTCTCGAGCTAAAGAAGCAGCCGATGAAACTGTTTTAATAAGCTCAGCAGTTAAGGAACTGGAGTTGTCGAAAACAACAGCGAAATCACGCATTGACGACGAACAATATGTGGTTGTCATGAATcccacaacaacgacagacACCGACGACAGCGAATACATCATAACCGATCATCACTACGAAGAAGACGACGAGCAGATTGAGGAGAACAATCTGCCAGCTGACGAACCCTCCAGTGCGGATCTTGTGGCTGCTATTAAACTGGAGCAGGAAACTGCAGTGGCAACGCATTCCATTGACTTGGGCGCTGCTTGTGAGCCGTCGAGTTTCCCTAAGCACAGCTGTTCTAAGTGCGGAAATTCGTTTCCAAATCGCACGCAGCTCAAAGCGCATTTGCGCACACATGGCAAGGAGAAGAGCTTTGAGTGCGA ACTTTGTGGCAAGCGTTTCAATGCCGCCTGCAATCTGACGACTCACATTCGGACGCACACAGGAGAGAAGCCATTTGAATGCGCTCACTGCAGTCGTCGCTTTGCCGATCCCAGCACGCATCGCAAACACGAACG GATGCACACGAATGAACGTCCTTATGCCTGCGATATCTGTGCCAAAACCTTTTCGTTGTCAACCACCTTGAAGGCTCATTTTCTTTCGCATTCCAATGAAAAACCGCACAAATGTCATATTTGCAACAAAGGCTTTCGACTGCCACATCAACTAAAGGCCCATAAAAAGACACACGCTCATCGTTTCGAACTGGGCGTCACGTCCTACACCCAGGAGGAAGATGAAGAGGACGACTACTCAAGGAGCTGA
- the LOC132787878 gene encoding zinc finger protein 892, which yields METTDETPVDRNKCRVCLGECTENAMRSLFTEDAAVDNDEVEEEASDDNEAAKLRLNNQIEYCCGIRIRRSSLLPTKVCERCCEFVKMWFSFRQMCLNSQVYLESTFLGHEKPDDLLNASESVYFEYLYETLQLQTLKHYSNCNDDEDEEEEEDMQSADSAELDYVVDYYEENYVTDNVAVTVEATEASAKHKLPEIITDLDQQQYNDEQCEAVEVEQSMLYGEDDVKLETCDGNFSEDNEDFLSPTPSPDPRPSTTSAKRKPGRPRKPDNELKVKRKTKGEPALKVDNLGENSPTKYMCNLCGNVYPKKAAFTAHMMAHTDYKPHQCEICCKSFRQMGELRAHIRRHTGERPYKCLYCDRHFYDRSEKVRHERVHTNTRPYECKECGKTFTHTAILKNHSLVHSGEKNFNCSICSKSFTLLHQLKAHLQTLTHRSKEEQAFASSTSYMLHQDMD from the exons ATGGAAACGACAGATGAAACGCCGGTTGATAGAAACAAATGTCGTGTTTGCCTTGGTGAGTGCACTGAAAATGCCATGCGTTCGCTTTTTACCGAGGATGCAGCTGTGGATAATGATGAAGTGGAGGAGGAGGCGTCAGATGATAACGAGGCCGCCAAACTGCGACTGAATAACCAAATTGAATACTGCTGCGGCATCAGA ATACGACGCTCATCGCTGCTACCCACAAAAGTCTGCGAACGTTGCTGTGAATTTGTCAAAATGTGGTTCAGCTTTCGTCAAATGTGTCTCAACTCCCAGGTGTATTTGGAGAGCACATTTCTGGGGCATGAGAAGCCCGACGATTTGCTGAATGCTAGCGAAAGTgtctattttgaatatttgtatgAAACACTGCAGCTGCAAACACTGAAACATTACAGTAATTGCaatgacgatgaggatgaggaggaggaggaggatatGCAGTCTGCCGACTCTGCTGAGCTGGACTATGTTGTCGACTATTACGAGGAAAACTATGTGACAGACAATGTGGCAGTTACAGTTGAGGCAACTGAAGCCAGTGCCAAACATAAACTGCCAGAGATTATAACTGATTTGGACCAGCAACAATATAATGATGAGCAGTGCGAGGCCGTCGAAGTGGAGCAGTCCATGCTGTATGGCGAGGACGATGTAAAGTTGGAGACATGCGATGGCAACTTTTCGGAAGACAATGAAGATTTCTTATCGCCCACACCATCGCCTGATCCGCGTCCAAGTACAACGTCTGCGAAACGTAAACCCGGCAGACCGCGCAAACCCGACAACGAACTCAAAGTGAAGCGCAAAACGAAAGGAGAACCTGCGTTAAAAGTGGACAATCTAGGCGAGAATTCGCCCACCAAATACATGTGCAATCTGTGCGGCAATGTGTATCCAAAGAAGGCGGCATTCACCGCCCACATGATGGCGCACACCGACTACAAGCCACATCAATGCGA AATCTGCTGCAAATCTTTTCGGCAAATGGGCGAGTTGCGTGCTCACATTAGACGCCACACGGGAGAGCGACCTTATAAATGTCTCTACTGCGATCGACATTTCTACGATCGCAGCGAGAAGGTGCGTCATGAACGTGTCCACACCAACACACGACCCTACGAGTGCAAGGAATGCGGGAAAACGTTCACGCACACGGCCATCCTTAAGAATCACAGTCTGGTGCACTCGGGcgaaaaaaatttcaa ctgcagcatttGCTCCAAATCCTTCACGCTACTGCATCAACTGAAAGCGCATCTGCAAACGCTGACTCATCGCAGCAAAGAGGAGCAAGCGTTTGCCAGCTCAACCAGTTACATGCTCCACCAGGATATGGATTAG
- the LOC132787881 gene encoding J domain-containing protein CG6693, which yields MSTLDLCEKYFDTRDVYKLLGIAKDAAEKDIKKAYHKISLLVHPDRVPEAQKEESTEKFKVLSKIYQVLTDPQKRGLYDEQGIIDDDDEGKLSNWMELWEKIFKPITEQDITNFEREYIGSDMELRDIKMAYLGGKGCINYMMNHVPFMGVEDEPRIKEVVAGLIASEDVPEYKIFTEEPAAKRNKRHRKYARESEEAKIIKERRERRQQKDAEAAQESGGSLEQMILARRNQREGNYNSLMDRLLEKYGGEDDSDTVEFSAYDKKKKLKVKTQSKNKKNAVKNGRVKKQKS from the coding sequence ATGTCTACTTTGGATTTGTGTGAAAAGTACTTTGATACGCGTGATGTTTACAAGCTGCTGGGCATAGCCAAGGATGCCGCCGAGAAGGACATCAAGAAGGCCTATCACAAGATATCGCTGCTAGTGCATCCCGATCGAGTTCCTGAGGCGCAAAAAGAAGAATCCACCGAAAAATTTAAAGTGCTCTCGAAGATTTATCAAGTGCTGACTGACCCACAAAAGCGGGGCCTGTACGACGAACAGGGTATCatcgacgacgatgacgaggGCAAACTGTCCAACTGGATGGAGCTGTGGGAGAAGATCTTCAAGCCAATTACCGAACAAGATATCACAAACTTTGAGCGCGAATATATTGGCTCCGACATGGAATTGCGTGATATTAAGATGGCCTATTTGGGCGGCAAAGGTTGCATTAACTATATGATGAATCATGTGCCGTTTATGGGCGTGGAAGATGAGCCACGCATCAAAGAAGTCGTTGCTGGACTCATTGCTAGCGAGGATGTGCCCgagtataaaatattcacTGAGGAACCGGCCGCAAAGCGTAATAAACGACATCGTAAATATGCAAGAGAATCGGAGGAGGCAAAAATAATCAAGGAGCGGCGGGAGCGTCGTCAACAGAAGGATGCCGAAGCGGCTCAAGAATCTGGTGGCAGTTTGGAGCAAATGATTTTGGCGCGTCGCAATCAACGCGAGGGCAACTATAATTCTCTGATGGATCGTTTGTTGGAGAAATATGGTGGCGAGGACGATTCGGATACGGTCGAATTTAGCGCCTATGACAAGAAAAAGAAGCTCAAGGTTAAAACACAGtcgaaaaacaagaaaaacgcTGTCAAAAATGGACGCGTAAAGAAACAAAAGTCCtag
- the LOC132787882 gene encoding small ribosomal subunit protein eS27, with amino-acid sequence MPLAKDLLHPLPAEEKRKHKLKRLVQHPNSYFMDVKCPGCYRITTVFSHAQGVVVCAGCATILCQPTGGRAKLTEGCSFRRKPQ; translated from the exons atgCCG CTAGCAAAAGATTTATTGCACCCTCTGCCCGCTGAGGAGAAACGCAAGCACAAGCTGAAGCGCTTGGTGCAGCACCCCAACTCCTACTTCATGGATGTCAAGTGCCCAGGATGCTACAGAATCACAACCGTGTTCAGTCACGCTCAGGGCGTTGTGGTTTGCGCTGGTTGCGCCACCATTCTGTGCCAGCCAACTGGAGGACGCGCTAAGCTCACAGAAG GCTGCTCGTTCCGCAGGAAGCCACAGTAA